A single Amphiprion ocellaris isolate individual 3 ecotype Okinawa chromosome 15, ASM2253959v1, whole genome shotgun sequence DNA region contains:
- the smim13 gene encoding small integral membrane protein 13, producing MWQSVGLTLLVIVATLVCALLFMLFGWYVVWQLFLSKFKFLRELVGDASTPQAETQPSETKSERSTSAPTRNRPRSARQRVASPEIPS from the exons ATGTGGCAGAGCGTCGGGCTCACGCTGCTGGTCATCGTGGCCACTCTGGTGTGTGCGCTGCTCTTCATGCTGTTCG GTTGGTATGTCGTCTGGCAGCTCTTCCTGTCCAAGTTTAAGTTCCTCCGTGAACTGGTGGGTGACGCCAGTACCCCGCAGGCTGAAACTCAACCGTCCGAAACCAAGAGCGAACGTTCGACCAGCGCCCCGACACGAAACCGTCCCCGGTCCGCACGCCAAAGAGTCGCTTCTCCAGAAATCCCTTCGTAG